In the Salinirubrum litoreum genome, one interval contains:
- a CDS encoding O-methyltransferase: MTLPDDLARFVRATGPDHDPIQQEMADYADEHGFPTIGPGPGAVLRLLARLTAAESVFEFGSGYGYSASWFARGMDAGEIVLTEFDADELDMGRDFLARGDYAPDFAFVHGDAVAAVDDYDGPFDLVLIDHQKERYAEAFGKVREKVRPGGVVVADNVVAGPIDFPALVDYVAEGTGLPEDDDETAGIAHYLDTVRGDDAFETTVLPVGEGIAVSNRIE; encoded by the coding sequence ATGACGCTCCCCGACGACCTCGCGCGGTTCGTCCGAGCGACCGGACCCGATCACGACCCGATCCAGCAGGAGATGGCCGACTACGCCGACGAGCACGGCTTCCCGACCATCGGCCCCGGTCCGGGCGCAGTGCTCCGACTCCTCGCGCGTCTCACGGCAGCCGAGTCGGTCTTCGAGTTCGGCTCCGGCTACGGCTACTCCGCCTCGTGGTTCGCTCGCGGGATGGACGCCGGAGAGATCGTCCTCACCGAGTTCGACGCAGACGAACTCGACATGGGCCGGGACTTCCTCGCGCGCGGCGACTACGCGCCCGACTTCGCGTTCGTCCACGGCGACGCGGTCGCCGCTGTCGACGACTACGACGGCCCCTTCGATCTCGTGTTGATCGACCACCAGAAGGAGCGCTACGCCGAGGCCTTCGGGAAGGTCCGCGAGAAGGTTCGGCCGGGCGGTGTCGTCGTCGCCGACAACGTCGTCGCCGGACCGATCGACTTCCCGGCGCTCGTGGACTACGTCGCGGAGGGGACCGGCCTCCCGGAAGACGACGACGAGACGGCCGGCATCGCCCATTATCTCGACACCGTGCGGGGAGACGACGCCTTCGAGACGACCGTGCTCCCGGTCGGTGAGGGGATCGCGGTCAGCAACCGCATCGAGTGA
- a CDS encoding creatininase family protein, whose protein sequence is MYIADHTWPELGDYVAEESVAVVPLGSTEQHGPHLPLATDHLIAEALAREAAERTGFLCTPTINVGVSPHHRQFHGTMWVDPPEFRDYVESFTRNLTYHGIDRLVYVNAHGGNVQHLREVGRRLHEDETAYAVEWMWDESIPDLIDDLSEFNGPHGGPKETAMIQHIAPELVREDRLADARDGGVKDMSAIRDDNFVHGARTFYDARENSDNGVFGDQTDATAEKGEELFEAATEQLVKLLEWLDAREFAELLPAGHVDPQPGSRR, encoded by the coding sequence ATGTACATCGCCGACCACACGTGGCCGGAACTCGGAGACTACGTCGCCGAGGAGTCAGTCGCCGTCGTCCCGCTCGGCTCGACCGAACAGCACGGTCCGCATCTCCCACTCGCCACCGACCACCTGATCGCGGAGGCGCTGGCCCGCGAGGCCGCAGAGCGCACCGGCTTCCTCTGCACGCCGACGATCAACGTCGGCGTCAGCCCGCACCACCGGCAGTTCCACGGGACGATGTGGGTCGACCCGCCGGAGTTCCGCGACTACGTCGAGAGCTTCACCCGGAACCTCACCTACCACGGCATCGACCGCCTCGTCTACGTGAACGCTCACGGCGGCAACGTCCAGCACCTCCGGGAAGTCGGCCGCAGACTCCACGAAGACGAGACGGCCTACGCCGTCGAGTGGATGTGGGACGAGTCCATCCCCGACCTGATCGACGACCTCTCGGAGTTCAACGGGCCCCACGGTGGGCCGAAGGAGACCGCGATGATCCAGCACATCGCGCCCGAACTCGTCCGCGAGGACCGACTCGCGGACGCCCGTGACGGCGGCGTGAAGGACATGAGCGCCATCCGCGACGACAACTTCGTCCACGGTGCCCGGACGTTCTACGACGCCCGCGAGAACTCCGACAACGGCGTCTTCGGCGACCAGACCGACGCGACCGCCGAGAAGGGAGAAGAACTGTTCGAGGCCGCGACCGAGCAGTTGGTGAAGCTACTGGAGTGGCTCGACGCCCGGGAGTTCGCCGAGTTGCTGCCGGCAGGCCACGTCGACCCACAGCCCGGCAGTCGGCGGTAG
- a CDS encoding Single-stranded DNA binding protein translates to MQLDDHAEELASDLGVDKEEVTQDLENLVKYSVPIEEAKQSLRRKYGGGDGGSATPSSKNVADVTPDSGNVTVTVRVLTKGTRSIRYQGDDQTIREGELADETGKISYTAWTEFGFEPGDTVTIGNAGVREWDGKPELNLGESTTVALESETLDVPYDIGGDADLIDIESGQRGMNVEVEVVELEERTINGRDGETTILSGVVADETTRLLVTDWNPRPELAEGATLRLEDVYIREFRGSPSINLTEFTTTKPLDREVEVREDAPQLPIAEAVGSGGLFDVAVVGNVVAVRDGSGLIQRCPECNRVIQKGQCRSHGQVDGVDDLRVKAILDDGSDAVTVVLDRDITEEIYGGTMDDAMEAAREAMDQEVVADRIRERIVGREYRARGTLSVDEYGANLDATEFDETDDDPASRASDLLREVRA, encoded by the coding sequence ATGCAGTTAGACGATCATGCCGAGGAACTCGCCTCCGACCTCGGCGTAGACAAAGAGGAGGTCACACAGGACCTAGAGAATCTCGTCAAGTACAGCGTCCCCATCGAGGAGGCCAAACAGAGCCTCCGGCGGAAGTACGGCGGCGGCGACGGCGGGTCGGCGACACCCTCGTCGAAGAACGTCGCCGACGTGACGCCCGACTCCGGCAACGTCACCGTCACCGTGCGCGTCCTGACGAAGGGCACCCGCTCCATCCGGTATCAGGGCGACGACCAGACCATCCGCGAGGGCGAACTCGCCGACGAGACCGGCAAGATCTCGTACACCGCGTGGACCGAGTTCGGCTTCGAACCCGGCGACACCGTCACCATCGGCAACGCCGGCGTCCGCGAGTGGGACGGCAAACCCGAACTGAACCTCGGCGAGTCGACCACGGTCGCACTCGAATCCGAGACGCTCGACGTGCCCTACGACATCGGCGGCGACGCCGACCTCATCGACATCGAGTCCGGCCAGCGCGGGATGAACGTCGAGGTCGAGGTCGTCGAACTCGAAGAGCGCACGATCAACGGCCGGGACGGCGAGACGACCATCCTCTCCGGCGTCGTCGCCGACGAGACGACCCGCCTGCTCGTCACCGACTGGAATCCCCGTCCGGAACTCGCCGAGGGCGCGACCCTCCGACTGGAGGACGTCTACATCCGGGAGTTCCGTGGCTCGCCGTCGATCAACCTCACCGAGTTCACGACCACAAAACCGCTCGACCGCGAGGTGGAGGTGCGGGAGGACGCCCCTCAACTGCCCATCGCGGAGGCGGTCGGCTCCGGCGGACTGTTCGACGTGGCCGTCGTCGGCAACGTCGTCGCCGTCAGAGACGGCTCCGGGCTGATCCAGCGTTGTCCCGAGTGTAACCGCGTCATCCAGAAGGGTCAGTGCCGGAGTCACGGCCAGGTCGACGGCGTCGACGACCTGCGCGTGAAGGCCATCCTCGACGACGGGAGCGACGCGGTGACGGTCGTGCTCGACCGCGACATCACCGAGGAGATCTACGGCGGGACGATGGACGACGCGATGGAGGCGGCCCGCGAGGCGATGGACCAGGAGGTCGTCGCCGACCGCATCCGGGAGCGCATCGTCGGGCGGGAGTACCGCGCCCGGGGGACACTCTCGGTCGACGAGTACGGCGCGAACCTCGACGCGACCGAGTTCGACGAGACCGACGACGACCCGGCGAGTCGTGCCAGCGACCTCCTCCGGGAGGTGCGCGCATGA
- a CDS encoding metallophosphoesterase, protein MAHVEPIPGEPAATADLGRDRALLVADYHAGIEAALRYERGVELADHGDRRRERLCRLLDATDADRLVVLGDLAHGIGEPEGAEREELDALFDTLDAMEVSITLAPGNHDGGVTETYAERLDVLPGEGARFGPVGLLHGHTWPAHDLLSADVLCIGHEHPTVRLEDSVGGSRAEKAWLRGPLRPDPFAEQVGRAVAELGWDASAPELIVFPTFTERSGGTWINVEGQGFLSPFLPEGLASGDAYLLDGTRLGAYRSV, encoded by the coding sequence ATGGCCCACGTCGAACCGATCCCCGGCGAACCAGCCGCGACCGCCGACCTCGGCAGGGACCGGGCACTGCTCGTCGCCGACTACCACGCCGGCATCGAGGCCGCACTCCGCTACGAACGCGGCGTCGAACTCGCCGATCACGGTGACCGACGCCGCGAGCGACTGTGCCGACTGCTCGACGCGACAGACGCGGACAGACTGGTCGTGCTCGGCGATCTGGCCCACGGCATCGGCGAACCCGAAGGTGCCGAACGCGAGGAACTCGACGCGCTGTTCGACACACTCGACGCGATGGAGGTGTCGATCACGCTCGCACCCGGAAACCACGACGGCGGTGTCACGGAGACCTACGCCGAGCGACTGGACGTGCTGCCCGGCGAGGGCGCTCGGTTCGGACCCGTCGGACTCCTGCACGGCCACACGTGGCCCGCCCACGACCTGCTGTCGGCCGACGTGCTCTGCATCGGCCACGAGCACCCGACCGTCAGACTGGAAGACAGCGTCGGCGGCAGTCGTGCCGAGAAGGCGTGGCTCCGGGGGCCGCTGCGGCCCGACCCGTTCGCCGAGCAGGTGGGTCGTGCAGTCGCAGAACTCGGCTGGGACGCATCGGCCCCCGAGTTGATCGTCTTCCCCACGTTCACCGAGCGGTCGGGCGGGACGTGGATCAACGTCGAGGGACAGGGATTCTTGAGTCCGTTCCTCCCCGAGGGGTTGGCGTCGGGCGATGCGTACCTCTTGGACGGGACGCGACTCGGTGCGTACCGGTCGGTCTGA
- a CDS encoding DEAD/DEAH box helicase: MQRGDGADAFTHLGPAVRRALSERGFDTPTEPQRRAIPPLAEGENALVIAPTGTGKTETAMLPVFDAIAEADPRFGISALYVTPLRALNRDMRERLDWWGEYLDLDVDVRHGDTTDYQRQKQANDPPDVLVTTPETLQAMLTGSKLRKALSDVHHVVVDEVHELAASKRGAQLTVGMERLRELAGGFQRIGLSATVGSPDEVGKFLTGDRPFEIVEVDVQSKVDFEVVEPEITDADTRLAGKLATDESIASHVRAIREIVASHESTLVFVNTRQTAEALGSRFKELGDPIEVHHGSLSKEARIEVEDQFKAGEIDALICTSSMELGIDVGRVDHVVQYGSPREVARLLQRVGRAGHRSELVSEGTVIVGHPDDAMEALAIARRAEQGEVEDANIHHGSLDVVANQIVGIVMDHGDVSARRAYETITAAYPFRDLGEAQFREIVREIAGNRLLWLEEEKDVLEKSSGTWQYFYANLSMIPDEETYEVYDISSRRGIGTLDERFVVNFADPGETFIQRGEMWRITDIDEEESQVNVSPIEDPAGEVPSWVGQEIPVPAEVAGEVGEMRAVAEPQFAGGADPTAVAREFTARYPTDQYTASRALDPIGKQVEADQPMPTDDRLVVEGQGRSVVLNSCRGHKINETLGRLVSALLGQRTGSSVGMEVDPYRVEFELPSGLGTSDVVEVLESTDPAHVEALLELAVKNSDSLKFTLSHVAASFGALKRYQGSSRFGADRLVAALEETPVYDEAVREVFHTDLAVPETADLLADVQSGRVAVVTAQGHTAIGTSGQSSGREFLVPENADASVIETIRERIRNDRVILLCCHCTEWDHQTKVRRVREEPECPECGSTRVAALNPWDEETVSAVRSREKDEEQERLTKRAYRSANLVQSHGKQAVIALAARGVGPHNAARIIAKLRENEDDFYRDILEQERQYARTQSFWD, translated from the coding sequence ATGCAACGGGGCGACGGCGCGGACGCCTTCACACACCTCGGCCCGGCGGTCAGACGCGCACTCTCCGAGCGCGGCTTCGACACCCCGACCGAGCCACAGCGTCGGGCCATCCCGCCACTCGCAGAAGGGGAGAACGCACTCGTCATCGCACCGACCGGGACCGGCAAGACCGAGACCGCGATGCTCCCGGTGTTCGACGCCATCGCCGAGGCCGACCCGCGATTCGGGATCTCCGCGCTGTACGTCACACCCCTCCGCGCGCTGAACCGCGACATGCGCGAGCGTCTCGACTGGTGGGGCGAGTACCTCGATCTGGACGTGGACGTCCGGCACGGGGACACCACCGACTACCAGCGACAGAAACAGGCGAACGACCCGCCGGACGTGCTGGTGACGACCCCCGAGACCCTGCAGGCGATGCTCACCGGGTCGAAGTTGCGGAAAGCGCTGTCGGACGTCCACCACGTCGTCGTCGACGAGGTGCACGAACTGGCCGCCTCGAAGCGCGGCGCGCAGTTGACGGTCGGGATGGAGCGACTGCGCGAACTGGCGGGCGGGTTCCAGCGGATCGGACTGTCGGCGACAGTCGGTTCTCCCGACGAAGTCGGCAAGTTCCTCACCGGCGACCGGCCCTTCGAGATCGTCGAGGTCGACGTGCAGAGCAAGGTCGACTTCGAGGTCGTCGAACCCGAGATCACCGACGCGGACACCCGCTTGGCGGGGAAACTGGCGACCGACGAGTCGATCGCCAGCCACGTCCGGGCGATCCGTGAGATCGTGGCGTCCCACGAGTCGACACTGGTGTTCGTCAACACCCGACAGACGGCGGAGGCGCTCGGCTCCCGGTTCAAGGAACTGGGCGACCCCATCGAGGTCCACCACGGGTCGCTGTCGAAGGAAGCCAGAATCGAGGTCGAAGATCAGTTCAAGGCCGGCGAGATCGACGCGCTCATCTGCACCTCTTCGATGGAACTCGGCATCGACGTGGGGCGCGTGGATCACGTCGTCCAGTACGGCAGTCCACGCGAGGTCGCGCGCTTGCTCCAGCGTGTCGGTCGCGCGGGCCACCGATCCGAACTCGTCTCCGAGGGGACCGTGATCGTCGGGCACCCGGACGACGCGATGGAGGCGCTGGCGATCGCCCGGCGCGCAGAGCAGGGCGAGGTCGAGGACGCGAACATCCACCACGGGAGTCTCGACGTGGTGGCGAACCAGATCGTCGGGATCGTGATGGACCACGGCGACGTGAGTGCGAGACGGGCTTACGAGACGATCACGGCGGCGTACCCCTTCCGCGACCTCGGTGAAGCGCAGTTCCGCGAGATCGTCCGAGAGATCGCCGGTAACCGACTCCTGTGGTTAGAGGAGGAGAAGGACGTGCTGGAGAAGTCCAGCGGGACGTGGCAGTACTTCTACGCGAACCTCTCGATGATCCCCGACGAGGAGACCTACGAGGTGTACGACATCTCCTCCCGACGGGGGATCGGCACGTTGGACGAGCGGTTCGTCGTCAACTTCGCCGACCCCGGCGAGACGTTCATCCAGCGCGGCGAGATGTGGCGCATCACCGACATCGACGAGGAGGAGTCGCAGGTGAACGTCTCGCCGATCGAGGACCCCGCCGGCGAGGTGCCCTCGTGGGTCGGCCAGGAGATTCCAGTTCCCGCCGAGGTCGCGGGGGAAGTCGGTGAGATGCGTGCCGTCGCGGAACCGCAGTTCGCCGGCGGTGCCGACCCGACCGCAGTCGCCCGCGAGTTCACCGCCCGCTATCCGACCGACCAGTACACCGCGAGTCGGGCGCTCGACCCCATCGGTAAACAGGTCGAGGCCGATCAGCCGATGCCGACCGACGACCGTCTCGTCGTCGAGGGACAGGGACGCTCTGTCGTGCTCAACTCCTGTCGCGGCCACAAGATCAACGAGACGCTCGGCAGACTCGTCTCGGCGCTGCTCGGCCAGCGCACCGGGTCGTCGGTCGGGATGGAGGTCGATCCCTACCGCGTGGAGTTCGAGTTGCCCTCGGGACTCGGCACTTCGGACGTGGTCGAGGTGCTGGAGTCGACCGACCCCGCGCACGTCGAAGCCCTGTTGGAACTCGCAGTCAAGAACTCCGACTCGCTGAAGTTCACGCTCAGCCACGTCGCGGCCAGTTTCGGCGCGCTGAAGCGGTATCAGGGGTCGAGTCGGTTCGGCGCAGATCGCCTGGTCGCCGCGCTGGAGGAGACGCCGGTCTACGACGAGGCGGTCCGGGAGGTGTTCCACACCGATCTGGCGGTCCCGGAGACGGCCGATCTGCTGGCGGACGTGCAGTCGGGTCGCGTGGCGGTCGTCACCGCACAGGGCCACACCGCCATCGGGACCAGTGGCCAGTCCAGCGGTCGGGAGTTCCTCGTGCCGGAGAACGCCGACGCGAGCGTCATCGAGACGATCCGCGAGCGCATCCGGAACGACCGCGTGATCCTGCTGTGCTGTCACTGCACCGAGTGGGACCACCAGACGAAGGTGCGGCGCGTCCGCGAGGAACCGGAATGTCCCGAGTGCGGGTCGACCCGGGTCGCCGCGCTCAATCCGTGGGACGAGGAGACCGTCTCGGCGGTCCGCAGTCGGGAGAAAGACGAGGAGCAGGAGCGACTGACGAAGCGCGCCTACCGCTCGGCGAACCTCGTCCAGAGCCACGGCAAGCAGGCCGTGATCGCGCTGGCGGCCAGAGGGGTCGGGCCGCACAACGCCGCCCGGATCATCGCCAAACTCCGCGAGAACGAGGACGACTTCTACCGCGACATCCTCGAACAGGAGCGCCAGTACGCCCGAACGCAGTCGTTCTGGGACTGA
- a CDS encoding lysylphosphatidylglycerol synthase transmembrane domain-containing protein: MRRLLVSFGSAVLLLAGFVALLNPARLAAQLADASLSTFLLGPVAILGAMVCWSEASRLLFASSDSRISSWRAFRAYGAGAFGKLVLPMGNAGGPAVMAYAFEREVDVGYSRSLAVIAVAEFLSLLASILLALVGVTVLFAVGVTTPVVRLLGVAALVVAVALAALGVVVWYRRTAVSGALVTVTRVVEPAVRRVSPGLAAKLAPDRVTAGLERYYETFETVVADRRTVVVAFLVTQLGWLLFALPLFTSALALGTPVPVALALFLVPAVGVATVVPLPGGLGGIEFALVGLLTTLATFDLTGAGAVVVLYRLCSFWFFVLVGAVAAWTATVGIRELPASLDEPAVALETPAGVDADDD; encoded by the coding sequence ATGCGACGTCTGCTCGTCTCGTTCGGCAGTGCCGTCCTCCTGTTGGCGGGCTTCGTCGCCCTGCTGAACCCGGCGCGACTGGCGGCCCAACTCGCGGACGCCTCGCTCTCGACGTTTCTCCTCGGCCCGGTCGCGATTCTCGGCGCGATGGTCTGCTGGAGCGAGGCGAGCCGACTCCTCTTCGCCTCGTCGGACTCCCGCATCTCCTCGTGGCGGGCCTTCCGCGCCTACGGCGCAGGTGCGTTCGGCAAACTCGTCCTCCCGATGGGCAACGCCGGCGGGCCGGCGGTGATGGCCTACGCCTTCGAGCGCGAGGTGGACGTCGGGTACAGTCGGTCGCTGGCGGTCATCGCGGTCGCCGAGTTTCTCTCGCTGCTCGCCTCGATACTCCTCGCACTGGTGGGCGTGACCGTCCTGTTCGCGGTCGGGGTGACGACGCCGGTCGTCCGCCTGCTGGGTGTCGCGGCACTGGTCGTCGCCGTCGCACTCGCGGCGCTCGGTGTCGTCGTCTGGTATCGCCGGACTGCGGTCTCGGGCGCGCTGGTGACGGTGACCCGGGTCGTGGAGCCGGCGGTTCGCCGGGTCTCTCCGGGTCTCGCCGCGAAACTCGCCCCCGACCGCGTGACCGCCGGCCTCGAACGCTACTACGAGACCTTCGAGACGGTCGTCGCCGACCGCCGGACGGTCGTCGTGGCGTTCCTCGTCACGCAACTCGGCTGGCTGCTCTTCGCGCTCCCGCTGTTCACCAGCGCACTGGCGCTGGGGACGCCGGTGCCGGTCGCGCTGGCGCTCTTTCTCGTGCCGGCGGTCGGCGTGGCGACCGTGGTCCCCCTGCCGGGCGGACTCGGTGGGATCGAGTTCGCCCTGGTCGGCCTGTTGACGACGCTCGCGACGTTCGACCTGACCGGCGCTGGCGCGGTGGTCGTCCTCTACCGACTCTGCTCGTTCTGGTTCTTCGTCCTCGTCGGCGCAGTCGCGGCGTGGACCGCGACCGTCGGGATTCGGGAACTCCCGGCGTCACTGGACGAACCGGCGGTCGCACTGGAGACACCCGCCGGAGTCGACGCGGACGACGACTGA
- a CDS encoding class I SAM-dependent methyltransferase — MPVSSDGPDPLGRAMLDYAREEYDENCVYRDGDAVQDAAIREFYFLPESEWSERERRDVDSLSGPVLDLGCGAGRHTLALQDRGVEVLATDVSPHAVQAASERGVTHAVQMDMFDLRLPDDAYRSVLALGTQVTVAGSLGRLADFFAEVDRVTTDDATVLVDGYDPTDPTCADLLGYRADPREGLARRSFRFQYGDEFGDPIEMLLFSPERLRDALAGTAWRVADLLDADDFAHFRAVLEKA, encoded by the coding sequence ATGCCAGTGTCCAGCGACGGCCCGGACCCACTCGGACGCGCGATGCTCGACTACGCCCGCGAGGAGTACGACGAGAACTGCGTCTACCGCGACGGCGACGCGGTGCAGGACGCCGCGATCCGCGAGTTCTACTTCCTCCCGGAGTCCGAATGGTCAGAACGGGAGCGTCGGGACGTCGACTCCCTGTCGGGACCGGTGCTGGACCTCGGGTGTGGTGCTGGTCGGCACACCCTCGCGTTACAGGACCGAGGCGTCGAGGTGCTGGCGACCGACGTGAGTCCGCACGCGGTACAGGCCGCGAGCGAACGCGGCGTGACGCACGCAGTCCAGATGGACATGTTCGATCTGCGACTGCCGGACGACGCCTACCGGTCGGTGCTGGCGCTCGGGACCCAGGTCACGGTCGCCGGGTCGCTGGGACGACTCGCGGATTTCTTCGCCGAAGTAGATCGAGTGACGACCGACGACGCCACGGTCCTCGTGGACGGCTACGACCCGACCGACCCGACGTGTGCCGACCTGCTCGGCTACCGGGCCGATCCTCGCGAGGGACTCGCCCGGCGGAGTTTCCGGTTCCAGTACGGCGACGAGTTCGGCGACCCCATCGAGATGCTGTTGTTCTCCCCGGAGCGGCTACGGGACGCACTCGCCGGGACCGCGTGGCGGGTGGCCGACCTGCTGGACGCGGACGACTTCGCGCACTTCCGGGCGGTCCTGGAGAAGGCCTGA
- a CDS encoding DNA polymerase Y family protein, with protein sequence MAGGTLPGTERDAPDRIVLHVDMDCFYASCERRKDPSLAGEPVVVGMGYEAGETHGAVATASYEAREYGVESAQPISQALENLPRMAAATGAGDVERDPDLDPAECGYYRPVDMDYYQSVSEEVKEILHDCAETVREVSIDEAYLDVTDRTSWARTPDGSRTLAEGFARHVKTRIDDEVGVPASVGVAPNMSTAKVASDHDKPDGLTVVEPGSVRDFLAPLPVETVHGVGPVTARRLAAMDVETAGDLAAADPAELGAEFGERGRELYARARGEDDRAVEPTGRPKSLSRESAFTEATADEDAKREKVRKLSADVADRARRKGALYRTIGVKVVEPPFDVNTRASSLPGPVDDPDLVAEVALDLLEEFAGREVRKVGVRVSKLDFGETDQSSLDGWAGAGDDESESEFPASASTGPTSAGSTAADPPDDTATLAEWASEAEVEPDDPETLADWAEVAGGDGPSNADDPGGGRGHERHREGQASLGDFDGESE encoded by the coding sequence ATGGCCGGCGGGACCCTCCCCGGAACAGAGCGGGACGCCCCCGACCGGATCGTCCTCCACGTCGACATGGACTGCTTCTACGCCTCGTGTGAGCGGCGGAAAGACCCCTCCCTCGCCGGCGAACCGGTCGTCGTCGGCATGGGTTACGAAGCCGGCGAGACTCACGGCGCGGTGGCGACCGCCAGCTACGAGGCCCGCGAGTACGGCGTCGAGTCGGCCCAGCCCATCTCGCAGGCACTGGAGAACCTCCCCCGGATGGCCGCGGCGACCGGCGCGGGCGACGTCGAGCGGGACCCCGATCTCGACCCCGCGGAGTGCGGCTACTACCGCCCGGTGGACATGGACTACTACCAGTCGGTCAGCGAGGAAGTGAAGGAGATTCTCCACGACTGCGCCGAGACGGTCCGGGAAGTCAGCATCGACGAGGCGTACCTCGACGTGACCGACCGGACCTCGTGGGCGCGGACGCCCGACGGCTCTCGGACCCTCGCGGAGGGGTTCGCCCGGCACGTCAAGACCCGGATCGACGACGAGGTCGGCGTCCCCGCCAGCGTCGGGGTCGCGCCGAACATGTCCACCGCGAAGGTCGCCAGCGACCACGACAAACCGGACGGCCTGACCGTGGTCGAACCGGGCTCTGTTCGGGACTTTCTCGCGCCGCTCCCGGTCGAGACGGTCCACGGCGTCGGCCCGGTGACGGCCCGCCGACTCGCGGCGATGGACGTCGAGACGGCCGGTGACCTCGCGGCGGCCGACCCGGCCGAACTCGGTGCCGAGTTCGGCGAACGCGGCCGGGAACTGTACGCCCGCGCTCGCGGCGAGGACGACCGAGCCGTGGAGCCCACCGGCCGACCCAAGAGCCTCTCGCGGGAGTCGGCGTTCACCGAGGCCACCGCCGACGAGGACGCGAAACGGGAGAAGGTCCGGAAGCTGTCGGCGGACGTGGCCGACCGCGCCCGGCGCAAGGGGGCGCTCTACCGGACCATCGGGGTCAAGGTCGTCGAACCGCCCTTCGACGTGAACACCCGCGCTTCCTCCCTGCCGGGGCCCGTTGACGACCCCGACCTCGTGGCGGAGGTGGCGCTGGACCTGCTCGAGGAGTTCGCCGGCCGTGAGGTCCGGAAGGTGGGCGTCCGGGTCTCGAAACTCGACTTCGGGGAGACGGACCAGTCGAGTCTCGACGGCTGGGCCGGCGCAGGCGACGACGAGTCCGAGAGTGAGTTTCCGGCGTCCGCGTCGACAGGGCCGACTTCGGCGGGGTCGACGGCCGCGGACCCGCCGGACGACACGGCGACACTCGCGGAGTGGGCCAGTGAGGCCGAGGTGGAACCGGACGACCCCGAGACGTTGGCCGACTGGGCCGAAGTCGCCGGTGGTGACGGGCCCTCGAACGCCGACGACCCCGGCGGCGGACGCGGCCACGAGCGTCACCGAGAGGGACAGGCGTCGCTGGGCGATTTCGACGGGGAGTCGGAGTGA
- the cutA gene encoding divalent-cation tolerance protein CutA: protein MPTVFVTAPPESADELARTLVEERLAACVNRLACDSIYRWEDEIHDDEERILLVKTTDEAYDDLVARVRDLHPYDVPCVERFDETDVLPVYADWRDDAVRTRSDD from the coding sequence ATGCCGACCGTCTTCGTCACCGCGCCCCCCGAGTCCGCCGACGAACTCGCTCGCACACTGGTCGAGGAGCGCCTCGCCGCCTGCGTGAACCGCCTCGCTTGTGACTCCATCTACCGCTGGGAGGACGAGATTCACGACGACGAGGAGCGCATCCTGCTGGTGAAGACGACCGACGAGGCATACGACGACCTGGTCGCTCGTGTCCGTGACCTGCACCCCTACGACGTGCCCTGCGTCGAACGCTTCGACGAGACCGACGTGCTCCCGGTGTACGCCGACTGGCGCGACGACGCGGTCCGCACGCGGTCCGACGACTGA
- a CDS encoding HEWD family protein gives MPASKLQTPTARTCEVCGRSEVWNADEESWRVAVEDGERRVGSIYCIHEWDINGTFAPFD, from the coding sequence ATGCCCGCATCGAAACTCCAGACGCCGACCGCCAGAACGTGCGAGGTCTGCGGCCGGTCGGAGGTCTGGAACGCTGACGAGGAGAGCTGGCGCGTCGCGGTCGAAGACGGCGAGCGCCGTGTCGGGAGCATCTACTGTATCCACGAGTGGGACATCAACGGTACCTTCGCGCCCTTCGACTGA
- a CDS encoding DUF99 family protein, whose amino-acid sequence MKSGTRALGVACSDGESTSTLAGAVVRADRVVDGLVFGTCAVGGLDATDTLLDCFRRLDRPDVRYLLLSGVAPAWFNLFDLRRIHEVVNRPVVSVSFESSAGLEPALRREFADVALDQRLSIYGSLPDREQVALGSGDDAETVFVRSVGLGTAETFDVVRGFTPEGGRPEPIRVARLAARAGRAWTES is encoded by the coding sequence GTGAAGTCCGGGACCCGCGCGCTGGGGGTGGCCTGCTCGGACGGCGAGTCCACCAGCACCCTCGCGGGGGCGGTCGTCCGCGCCGACCGGGTCGTGGACGGTCTCGTCTTCGGGACGTGCGCGGTCGGAGGACTGGACGCCACCGACACACTCCTCGACTGTTTTCGCCGCCTCGACAGGCCGGACGTTCGCTACCTCCTGTTGTCGGGTGTCGCGCCCGCGTGGTTCAATCTGTTCGACCTCCGCCGGATCCACGAGGTGGTGAACCGCCCAGTGGTGTCGGTCTCCTTCGAGTCGAGTGCGGGGCTGGAACCGGCGCTCCGCCGGGAGTTCGCCGACGTCGCGCTGGATCAGCGGCTCTCCATCTACGGGTCGTTACCGGACCGAGAGCAGGTCGCGCTCGGATCGGGAGACGACGCTGAGACGGTGTTCGTCAGGAGTGTCGGCCTCGGGACGGCGGAGACGTTCGACGTGGTGCGTGGGTTCACCCCGGAGGGTGGTCGTCCGGAGCCGATCCGGGTGGCTCGGCTGGCGGCGCGTGCCGGGCGCGCGTGGACCGAGTCGTAA